A genomic window from Vagococcus sp. CY52-2 includes:
- a CDS encoding glycoside hydrolase family 32 protein: MSQSVNNYILENKNKINQTFRNKFHLMPTLGWMNDPNGFVYYKGEYHLFYQYYPYDSVWGPMHWGHAKSKDLIHWEDLPVALDPGEAYDADGCFSGSAIVVEDKLYLLYTGHYERSGERRETQCLAVSTDGIVFEKYEKNPVISEKQLQKYGDISDFRDPKVFYREGVFYTVVATKSETNLGRILLFESKDLFDWQFKSILLEGKKHQGIMWECPDLFELDNKDVLIMSPIEMERQGYAYYNINSTVVFVGKIDWSEGKFSVENYHEIDTGLDFYAPQTCQDDEGNRVMVAWMQMWHRTIWSHELSHGWSGSMTFPRELSIVENKLIQKPYKTFYDNLNTIFKDNDIRLTEENIYQNKSLDNFNYLKLQLKTDSAEKVYIELFGNKVYIKYDVNRNLLTLTRKNDKYHIIGEEAEELNSRTMKVFPKNDVLLIECIIDTSCIELFVNHSDTMTATYYDNNRLNQVDIHVTSGSSLLESIEISELKL, translated from the coding sequence ATGAGTCAATCAGTGAATAATTATATTTTAGAAAATAAGAATAAAATCAATCAAACATTTCGTAATAAGTTTCATTTGATGCCTACTTTAGGGTGGATGAACGACCCAAATGGTTTCGTCTATTATAAAGGTGAATATCATTTGTTTTATCAATACTATCCATATGATAGTGTTTGGGGACCGATGCACTGGGGACACGCAAAATCGAAGGATCTGATTCATTGGGAAGATTTACCAGTTGCTTTAGATCCTGGTGAAGCATATGATGCAGATGGTTGTTTTTCTGGGAGTGCCATTGTTGTTGAGGACAAGCTATATCTTTTATATACAGGGCACTATGAAAGAAGTGGAGAAAGAAGAGAGACTCAATGCTTGGCTGTATCAACAGATGGAATAGTTTTTGAAAAATATGAAAAAAATCCAGTGATCTCAGAGAAACAACTGCAAAAATATGGTGATATATCTGACTTTAGAGATCCAAAAGTTTTTTATCGTGAAGGTGTATTTTATACAGTTGTAGCAACAAAAAGTGAGACAAATTTAGGTAGAATATTATTATTTGAGTCAAAAGATTTATTTGATTGGCAATTTAAGTCAATTCTTTTGGAAGGGAAAAAGCACCAAGGGATTATGTGGGAATGTCCAGATTTGTTTGAATTAGACAATAAGGATGTTTTAATCATGTCACCTATTGAAATGGAAAGACAAGGATATGCCTATTATAATATTAATTCGACTGTCGTGTTTGTAGGGAAGATAGACTGGAGTGAGGGGAAATTTTCAGTTGAGAATTATCATGAGATTGATACTGGATTAGATTTCTATGCTCCTCAAACTTGTCAAGATGACGAAGGTAACAGAGTCATGGTAGCGTGGATGCAGATGTGGCATAGGACAATATGGAGCCACGAATTATCTCATGGGTGGTCTGGCTCGATGACATTCCCAAGAGAACTAAGTATTGTTGAGAATAAATTAATACAAAAACCTTACAAAACATTTTATGATAACTTGAATACAATATTTAAGGACAACGATATTAGATTGACTGAAGAAAATATATATCAAAATAAATCATTAGATAATTTTAATTATTTAAAATTACAGTTAAAAACTGATAGCGCAGAAAAGGTTTATATTGAGTTATTTGGGAATAAAGTTTATATCAAATATGATGTTAATAGAAATTTGTTAACTTTAACTAGAAAAAATGATAAATATCATATTATTGGAGAAGAAGCTGAAGAATTGAATTCTAGAACGATGAAAGTTTTTCCTAAAAATGACGTTCTACTTATTGAATGTATCATTGACACATCATGTATTGAATTATTTGTAAATCATTCTGATACGATGACTGCAACTTACTATGATAATAATCGACTAAATCAGGTAGATATTCATGTGACAAGCGGTTCTTCACTGCTTGAAAGTATAGAAATTAGTGAGCTTAAATTGTAA